A single genomic interval of Trueperaceae bacterium harbors:
- a CDS encoding histidine phosphatase family protein, whose translation MRVGAQEDILVLVRHARTAPVPELEAAAWRLAESATDECRRLADELRPLHPDRIITSDHHKAEATGALLARYLGLPRESAVGLEEHDRSGVPFYEDPREFVAKVKRLFDRPEEVVLGQETAEGALERYEAAIRREAELHGRERLILVSHATVMALLVARHNEVDGFEFWKTLEMPEALVLRLEDFALLDRLGAGGASNEEVNR comes from the coding sequence GTGAGGGTCGGCGCCCAGGAGGATATCCTCGTCCTGGTGCGGCACGCGCGAACCGCGCCCGTTCCCGAACTCGAAGCGGCGGCGTGGCGCCTGGCCGAAAGCGCGACCGATGAGTGCCGCAGGCTCGCGGACGAACTGCGGCCACTGCACCCCGACCGCATCATCACCAGCGACCATCACAAGGCCGAAGCGACGGGCGCGCTCCTGGCCCGCTACCTCGGTCTTCCCCGCGAGAGCGCCGTCGGCCTCGAGGAGCACGACCGCAGCGGGGTCCCGTTCTACGAGGACCCGCGAGAATTCGTGGCGAAGGTGAAGCGGCTGTTCGATCGACCCGAAGAGGTCGTACTGGGCCAGGAAACGGCCGAGGGGGCGCTGGAACGCTACGAGGCCGCGATCCGCCGGGAGGCGGAGCTTCATGGTCGCGAGCGGTTGATCCTCGTGAGTCACGCGACGGTGATGGCCCTGCTCGTGGCTCGCCATAACGAGGTCGACGGTTTCGAGTTCTGGAAGACGCTCGAGATGCCCGAGGCGCTGGTGCTACGACTCGAGGACTTCGCCCTGCTGGATCGGCTAGGGGCAGGAGGCGCCTCGAACGAAGAGGTCAACCGCTGA
- a CDS encoding lmo0937 family membrane protein — translation MLETIAIILIVLWLLGLVTGYTLGNFIYILLVVGIILFLVRLFSRA, via the coding sequence ATGCTGGAAACCATCGCTATCATCCTGATAGTTCTCTGGCTGCTGGGCCTGGTCACCGGGTACACGCTGGGCAACTTCATCTACATCCTGCTGGTCGTCGGGATAATCCTCTTCCTGGTTCGCCTCTTCAGTCGAGCGTAG
- a CDS encoding VWA domain-containing protein: MNELDLVQLADNPDPRAPCLLLLDTSASMAGAPIGALNEGLRAFKDDLMNDELARRRVEVGVVAFGNGGVNTAQEFVTVEEWEPDTLVAGGSTPMGAAIQRGVEMLGERKEMYKRAGLQYFRPWMFLITDGEPTDRWEEAAQQAKREDAGNGLVFFAVGVERANMERLSQIAPPGRKPLKLKGLMFSELFLWLSQSQQRVSHSRVGEQLELPPVGWADVSV; encoded by the coding sequence ATGAACGAACTCGACCTCGTGCAACTCGCCGACAATCCCGATCCCCGCGCGCCTTGCCTGCTGCTCCTGGACACCTCGGCCTCCATGGCGGGAGCGCCGATAGGAGCGCTGAACGAGGGGCTCAGGGCGTTCAAGGACGACCTCATGAACGACGAACTCGCCCGCCGTCGCGTGGAGGTTGGAGTGGTGGCTTTCGGCAACGGCGGCGTCAACACCGCCCAGGAGTTCGTCACCGTCGAGGAGTGGGAACCCGATACGTTGGTGGCTGGAGGCTCGACGCCCATGGGCGCCGCCATCCAGCGCGGCGTCGAGATGTTGGGCGAGCGCAAGGAGATGTACAAGCGCGCCGGGCTGCAGTACTTCCGACCCTGGATGTTCCTCATCACCGACGGAGAGCCGACCGACCGCTGGGAGGAGGCGGCTCAGCAGGCGAAGCGAGAAGATGCCGGCAACGGGCTCGTATTCTTCGCCGTGGGGGTCGAACGAGCGAACATGGAGCGGCTGTCGCAGATCGCTCCGCCGGGACGGAAGCCGCTCAAGCTCAAGGGGCTGATGTTCTCCGAGCTGTTCCTGTGGCTCTCGCAGAGTCAGCAGCGGGTATCGCACTCCCGGGTGGGCGAGCAGCTCGAGTTGCCGCCCGTCGGCTGGGCGGATGTGTCGGTCTGA
- a CDS encoding PP2C family serine/threonine-protein phosphatase yields the protein MAATITGSSHLARDAGNEDALHCSSADDGTLLLALADGAGSASQAAEGARLAVDEAVASLMRRQPLGDDENELEVALRGALDDVRKAVASRLRRSRPQARHRASDFASTLLLAVVGGGRLAALQLGDGAVVVGSEGRWQRLTKPYRGVHAGETIFATSRGAARRAEVGIVSLERTEAIALLSDGLEPVATDLASGEPHAPFFEPLASFARRDLPSELLSAELADFLASDRVRQRSSDDLSLVLAVRDGP from the coding sequence GTGGCGGCGACGATCACCGGCAGTTCGCATCTCGCCCGCGACGCCGGCAACGAGGACGCTCTCCACTGCTCCTCGGCAGACGATGGCACCCTCCTGCTGGCGCTAGCCGACGGCGCCGGATCTGCGTCGCAGGCGGCTGAGGGCGCACGCCTGGCTGTCGACGAGGCGGTCGCCAGCCTGATGCGCCGGCAACCACTCGGCGACGACGAAAACGAGCTCGAGGTGGCCCTGCGTGGAGCTCTCGACGACGTGCGCAAGGCGGTGGCGAGCCGGCTCCGGCGCTCGAGACCGCAGGCGCGCCACAGGGCGAGCGACTTCGCTTCGACGCTGTTGCTGGCCGTGGTGGGCGGCGGAAGACTCGCCGCCCTACAACTGGGGGACGGTGCTGTAGTGGTCGGCAGCGAGGGCCGTTGGCAGCGGCTGACGAAACCGTACCGGGGCGTTCATGCCGGCGAGACGATCTTCGCGACCAGTCGTGGAGCGGCGCGGCGGGCCGAGGTCGGGATCGTGTCGCTCGAGCGAACGGAAGCGATCGCGCTGCTCAGCGATGGTCTGGAGCCGGTCGCGACCGACCTCGCGAGCGGCGAGCCGCACGCCCCCTTCTTCGAACCCCTCGCTTCCTTCGCCCGGCGTGACCTCCCCAGTGAACTGCTGAGCGCCGAACTCGCCGACTTCCTCGCGAGTGACCGCGTAAGGCAACGCAGCTCCGACGATCTGAGCCTGGTACTGGCGGTGCGGGACGGCCCATGA
- a CDS encoding glucose-1-phosphate thymidylyltransferase, translating to MPTAGMKGLILAAGHGTRLRPITSLRPKPTISVANKQLIHYAVDNLVEAGVRQIGIVVSHDTINYLKKSLSDYQGNGEGPTFEYIIQSPPRGLAHAVKVSRDFLGDDPFVMYLGDNLFEHGIRGFVEAYRPEEGINSVLALVRVEDPRQFGVAIVEDGRVKRLVEKPQDPPSDLAIAGVYVFDANIHRMIEGLEPGAKDEYQITDAIQKLIEAGFQVASVEVPGWWKDTGRPEDILDANRLQLMRVRREVRGTIEDSEVEGEVVIEEGATVTGSRIEGPALIGAGARVERAHIGPFTTIGDQSTIRDSRLEYAVVGAGSTIDGVASPLRDSLIGEEVSIIGENGSKGAHRLIVGDKSKLKLNES from the coding sequence ATGCCAACAGCAGGAATGAAGGGCCTGATACTGGCCGCGGGGCACGGGACGCGGCTGCGCCCGATAACCAGTCTGAGGCCCAAACCCACGATCTCCGTGGCCAACAAGCAGCTCATCCACTACGCAGTGGACAACCTCGTCGAGGCCGGCGTTCGCCAGATCGGGATCGTCGTGAGTCACGACACCATCAACTATCTGAAGAAGAGCCTCAGCGACTACCAGGGGAACGGCGAGGGGCCGACCTTCGAGTACATCATCCAGAGCCCGCCGCGGGGTCTGGCCCATGCGGTGAAGGTGTCACGCGACTTCCTCGGCGACGACCCGTTCGTCATGTACCTGGGCGACAACCTCTTCGAGCACGGCATCCGGGGCTTCGTGGAGGCGTACCGGCCCGAGGAGGGGATCAACTCGGTCCTGGCGCTCGTCAGGGTGGAGGACCCTCGGCAGTTCGGGGTGGCGATCGTCGAGGACGGCAGGGTCAAGCGGTTGGTCGAGAAGCCGCAGGATCCGCCGAGCGACCTGGCCATCGCGGGCGTCTACGTCTTCGATGCGAACATCCATCGGATGATCGAAGGGCTCGAGCCGGGAGCGAAGGACGAGTACCAGATAACCGACGCCATCCAGAAGCTCATCGAGGCGGGCTTCCAGGTCGCGTCGGTCGAGGTTCCGGGCTGGTGGAAGGATACCGGCAGGCCGGAGGACATCCTCGACGCCAACCGCCTCCAGCTGATGAGGGTGAGGCGGGAAGTCCGCGGCACCATCGAGGACTCCGAGGTGGAGGGTGAGGTGGTCATCGAGGAGGGGGCAACCGTTACCGGCAGCCGCATAGAGGGGCCGGCGTTGATCGGGGCCGGGGCGAGGGTGGAACGGGCCCACATCGGTCCCTTCACTACCATCGGCGATCAGAGCACCATCCGTGACTCCCGGCTCGAGTATGCCGTCGTGGGCGCCGGGAGCACTATCGACGGGGTAGCTTCGCCGCTACGCGACAGTCTCATCGGCGAAGAGGTGAGCATCATCGGCGAGAACGGCAGCAAGGGCGCTCACCGTCTGATCGTAGGCGACAAGAGCAAGCTGAAGCTGAACGAGAGCTGA
- a CDS encoding ATP-binding protein — MATPADWIDGLAEGVVLFEGDRVVRINSAAGTMLDADPAWAAGKRLITVLRDHRLERVCLHGDRVEVRLAGRVVEAVPIPGGMALRDLSEARRAREEAEALLATLSHELRTPMTTVRSTLEALEIDDLDPGEKARLLERAVHEADRVVRLLGDLTTEVSPPRERRLPLAEVLARAQQILAPMLEERGVRLEDATGRQIVWADPDKVLQVILNLIENASIHGPEGGGVVVQAEPDNGWVKLMVRDQGEPLPLDSTALTALQQPVRGPRSRENGVGLYVVRSIAEGWGGHAWWRDADGHGNEFGVLLPGSREAARQPPRESPERPG; from the coding sequence ATGGCCACACCGGCTGACTGGATCGACGGCCTCGCCGAAGGCGTCGTCCTGTTCGAAGGCGACCGGGTCGTGCGGATCAACAGCGCTGCCGGCACGATGCTGGACGCCGATCCCGCCTGGGCAGCGGGGAAGCGGCTGATAACCGTCTTGCGCGACCACCGGCTCGAGCGGGTGTGCCTTCACGGCGACCGTGTGGAGGTCCGCTTGGCAGGGAGGGTGGTCGAGGCGGTCCCCATACCAGGCGGAATGGCGCTCCGCGACCTGAGCGAGGCGAGGCGGGCCCGTGAGGAAGCCGAAGCGCTACTGGCGACCCTCTCCCATGAGCTGCGCACCCCGATGACCACGGTCCGCTCGACCCTCGAAGCGCTCGAGATCGACGATCTCGACCCCGGGGAGAAAGCACGGCTGCTCGAGCGGGCGGTCCATGAGGCCGACAGGGTAGTTCGGCTGCTTGGCGATCTGACGACCGAGGTATCGCCCCCTCGCGAGCGGCGTCTCCCCCTCGCCGAGGTGCTGGCGAGGGCGCAGCAGATCCTCGCGCCGATGTTGGAGGAGCGCGGTGTACGGCTCGAGGATGCGACCGGGCGCCAGATAGTTTGGGCCGATCCCGACAAGGTCCTGCAGGTCATCCTCAACCTGATCGAGAACGCGTCGATCCATGGCCCGGAAGGGGGCGGGGTCGTGGTGCAGGCAGAGCCGGACAACGGCTGGGTGAAACTGATGGTGCGCGACCAAGGTGAACCGCTCCCGCTCGACTCGACGGCGCTGACGGCGCTGCAACAGCCGGTCCGGGGCCCCCGTTCACGAGAAAACGGCGTGGGACTGTACGTCGTCCGCTCGATAGCCGAAGGGTGGGGCGGCCACGCCTGGTGGCGCGACGCGGACGGGCATGGCAACGAATTCGGGGTGCTGCTGCCGGGGAGCCGGGAAGCGGCGCGGCAGCCGCCAAGGGAATCCCCGGAGCGTCCCGGCTAG
- a CDS encoding response regulator transcription factor, with protein MSASARILIVEDESSVRELVALHLRRGGFAPLEAASSGEAWPLLTEADALVLDRMLPDESGDAFLRRLRSDPAVARLPVLMLTARASEHDRVGGLEAGADDYLTKPFSAAELVARLRALLRRLPPKNELRIGEVRIDLEGAAVSKGGTQLTLTRREFDLLVFLASNPDRVFSRAELLDRVWGGDFLGSERTVDQHVAQLRSRLGEECVETVRGKGYRIAGSTRNGIGKGARSGIENDGHTG; from the coding sequence GTGAGCGCCAGCGCCCGGATCCTGATCGTGGAGGACGAGAGCAGTGTGCGCGAACTGGTGGCACTGCACCTGCGCCGGGGCGGGTTCGCTCCGCTGGAAGCCGCTAGCTCGGGTGAGGCCTGGCCGCTGCTGACCGAGGCCGACGCGTTGGTTCTCGACCGGATGTTGCCCGACGAGAGCGGAGATGCCTTCCTGCGCCGGCTGCGATCCGATCCCGCCGTTGCCAGGCTGCCGGTGCTGATGCTCACGGCCCGGGCCAGCGAGCACGACAGGGTGGGTGGCCTCGAGGCCGGGGCCGACGACTACCTCACCAAGCCGTTCAGCGCCGCCGAACTCGTAGCGCGTCTACGGGCGCTCCTTCGCCGGCTGCCGCCGAAGAACGAGCTGCGGATCGGCGAGGTGCGGATCGACCTCGAGGGCGCGGCCGTTTCGAAGGGGGGAACTCAGCTGACCCTCACCCGCCGCGAGTTCGACCTGCTCGTCTTCCTGGCGTCGAATCCCGACCGGGTCTTCTCTCGCGCCGAGCTGCTGGATCGGGTGTGGGGCGGTGACTTCCTGGGCAGCGAGAGAACCGTCGACCAGCACGTTGCTCAGCTTCGCAGCAGGCTCGGCGAGGAGTGCGTCGAGACGGTGAGGGGCAAGGGCTACCGGATAGCCGGCAGTACCAGGAACGGCATCGGGAAGGGTGCCAGAAGCGGTATCGAGAACGATGGCCACACCGGCTGA
- the pstB gene encoding phosphate ABC transporter ATP-binding protein PstB, with protein MALQTTIPRGETVRTEPVHAPEALLNIERFSLWYGDFQALHNISLSVPKNQVTALIGASGCGKSTLMRSINRMNDLVPGVRVEGTIAYEGVNIYDPAVDPVEVRRRIGMVFQKANPFPKSVYDNVAFGPRLNRYKGDLDELVERSLRKAALWDEVQDKLRQSGLGLSGGQQQRLCIARAMATEPDLILMDEPTSALDPIATDRIEQLIHEIKQEYTVVIVTHNMQQAGRVSDRTAFMHLGVLVEEGPTDQIFTNPQSEMTERYVSGHFG; from the coding sequence ATGGCACTGCAGACGACCATCCCGCGCGGCGAGACGGTTCGCACCGAACCTGTGCACGCGCCCGAGGCGCTCCTCAACATCGAACGGTTCAGCCTCTGGTACGGAGATTTCCAGGCGCTGCATAACATCTCCCTGTCCGTGCCCAAGAATCAGGTGACAGCCCTGATCGGTGCCTCGGGGTGTGGAAAATCGACGCTCATGCGCAGCATCAACCGGATGAACGACCTGGTCCCGGGGGTGCGGGTCGAAGGGACGATCGCCTACGAAGGGGTGAACATCTACGATCCCGCTGTCGATCCGGTGGAAGTTCGACGGCGGATCGGGATGGTGTTCCAGAAGGCCAATCCGTTCCCCAAGAGCGTCTACGACAACGTCGCCTTCGGGCCGCGGCTAAACCGGTACAAGGGGGACCTCGACGAGCTGGTGGAGAGGTCGCTCCGCAAGGCCGCCCTGTGGGACGAAGTCCAGGACAAACTGCGGCAGTCGGGTCTGGGGCTCTCCGGCGGGCAACAGCAGCGGCTCTGCATCGCCCGGGCGATGGCAACGGAGCCCGACCTTATCCTGATGGACGAACCCACCAGCGCGCTCGACCCGATCGCCACCGACCGGATAGAGCAGCTCATCCACGAGATCAAGCAGGAGTACACAGTGGTGATCGTCACCCACAACATGCAGCAGGCTGGCAGGGTGAGTGACAGGACGGCCTTCATGCACCTGGGAGTGCTGGTCGAGGAGGGACCCACCGATCAGATCTTCACCAACCCACAGAGTGAGATGACCGAGCGCTACGTCTCGGGCCACTTCGGCTGA
- the pstA gene encoding phosphate ABC transporter permease PstA, whose translation MRRFDAPAAEPARGGPLFAGRGRERTAARRRAGRIFAALTFVPVVLALLFVAVLLFDVVTDTVSWQVARPANSGETFAWWQAPFGGERVARLELMAQGLSAVEIEEVLGNDRSRRIFFARNRIELMWYAADGPFRWVVTSTRDETVQSYPLLEGIGRVDELRSGLGPQENLYLNPWLDLTFFGENASRSPVMAGLKSALAGTVWVITLVILIALPLGVGTAVYLEEYAGDNRLTRTIEVNIRNLAGVPSIVYGILGLYLFVRLANIGPTVLAAALTLALLILPVVIIASREAIRSVPGTLRQASYGLGATKWQTVRRVVLPNAVPGIVTGLILSVARAIGETAPLLLVGAAAFVPFAPNGLLSNYTVVPVQIYSWVAENQEEFRNVASAAILVLLAVLVVLYALAFYLRRRFERTW comes from the coding sequence ATGAGACGCTTCGACGCACCTGCCGCCGAACCCGCCCGTGGCGGCCCGCTGTTCGCCGGCCGGGGGCGGGAGCGAACTGCCGCTCGGCGCCGCGCCGGGCGCATCTTCGCCGCCCTGACCTTCGTGCCGGTGGTGCTGGCGCTCCTGTTCGTCGCGGTGCTGCTCTTCGACGTGGTAACCGATACCGTCTCATGGCAGGTTGCGCGCCCCGCCAATAGCGGCGAGACGTTCGCCTGGTGGCAGGCGCCGTTCGGCGGCGAGAGGGTGGCCAGGCTCGAGCTGATGGCCCAGGGACTTTCGGCCGTCGAGATCGAGGAGGTCCTGGGCAACGACCGGAGCCGCCGGATCTTCTTCGCGAGGAACCGGATCGAGCTCATGTGGTACGCGGCGGATGGTCCCTTCCGCTGGGTAGTCACCAGCACCCGGGATGAGACGGTGCAGAGCTACCCACTGCTCGAAGGGATCGGCAGAGTGGACGAGTTGCGCAGCGGCCTCGGCCCGCAGGAGAACCTCTACCTCAACCCCTGGCTCGACCTCACGTTCTTCGGCGAGAACGCCTCCCGCAGCCCGGTCATGGCCGGGCTCAAGTCGGCTCTCGCCGGCACCGTCTGGGTGATAACCCTGGTGATCCTCATCGCGCTGCCGCTGGGCGTGGGCACCGCCGTCTATCTCGAGGAGTACGCTGGCGACAACCGGCTCACGAGGACCATCGAGGTGAATATCCGCAACCTGGCGGGAGTGCCCAGCATCGTCTACGGCATCCTCGGGCTCTACCTGTTCGTGCGGCTCGCCAACATCGGTCCGACGGTCCTGGCTGCAGCCCTCACCCTGGCTCTACTGATACTTCCGGTGGTGATTATCGCATCGAGGGAGGCGATTCGCTCGGTGCCGGGCACGCTCCGCCAAGCGAGCTACGGGCTGGGCGCGACCAAGTGGCAGACGGTGAGGCGGGTAGTCCTGCCCAACGCCGTGCCGGGGATCGTCACCGGCCTGATTTTGTCGGTCGCTCGCGCTATCGGCGAGACCGCGCCGCTGCTGCTCGTGGGCGCCGCCGCCTTCGTTCCCTTCGCCCCTAACGGCCTCCTCTCCAACTACACGGTCGTTCCGGTGCAGATCTACTCATGGGTCGCCGAGAACCAGGAGGAGTTCCGCAACGTGGCATCGGCGGCGATACTGGTGTTGCTGGCGGTGCTGGTCGTGCTCTACGCGCTCGCTTTCTACCTCCGCCGACGCTTCGAAAGGACCTGGTAA
- the pstC gene encoding phosphate ABC transporter permease subunit PstC → MKPSSAILAAGLGRRGARSRGERVIAGLLLACALVSIFTTAAVIVVLATETVGFFREVSLLEFFTDPQWTPLFLDQHFGIAPLVTGTLLVTTIALIVGAPLGLGSAIYLSEFASANRRRRILPVLELLAGIPTVVLGYFALLFLTPVLRGIIPGVDLFNPLSAGIVMGFMILPTISSISVDAMQAVPGSLREAGYGLGAAKHELILKVVMPAALSGIVASLILAIARAIGETMIVTLAAGQRPDLHFDPRKTIATMTSFIVQAATGDQPAGSLAARSLYAVAATLFVMTLFLNLAAQAVVRRFQERYE, encoded by the coding sequence ATGAAACCGAGCAGCGCCATCCTTGCGGCCGGCTTGGGCCGGCGCGGCGCCAGGAGCCGCGGCGAGCGGGTCATAGCCGGCCTCCTCCTGGCCTGCGCTCTGGTTTCGATCTTCACTACGGCGGCTGTCATCGTCGTGCTCGCCACCGAGACGGTTGGGTTCTTCCGTGAGGTCTCGCTACTCGAGTTCTTCACAGATCCCCAGTGGACGCCGCTTTTCCTCGACCAGCACTTCGGCATCGCCCCGCTGGTGACCGGCACGCTGCTGGTAACGACGATCGCGCTGATCGTGGGTGCGCCGCTGGGGCTCGGTTCCGCCATCTACCTCTCAGAGTTCGCCAGCGCCAACCGGCGGCGGCGGATCCTGCCGGTGCTCGAGCTCCTTGCCGGCATCCCCACTGTAGTCCTGGGCTACTTCGCCCTGCTCTTCCTGACCCCGGTGCTGCGCGGCATCATCCCCGGTGTCGACCTGTTCAACCCGCTCTCGGCCGGGATCGTGATGGGCTTCATGATCCTGCCCACGATCTCCAGCATCTCGGTCGACGCGATGCAGGCGGTACCCGGGTCGTTGCGGGAGGCCGGCTACGGCTTGGGGGCCGCCAAGCACGAGCTGATTCTGAAGGTGGTGATGCCGGCGGCGCTCTCGGGCATAGTCGCCTCTCTCATACTGGCGATCGCGCGTGCCATCGGCGAGACGATGATAGTCACGCTGGCGGCCGGCCAGCGACCCGACCTCCACTTCGATCCCCGCAAGACGATAGCCACCATGACTTCATTCATCGTCCAGGCGGCGACCGGCGACCAGCCCGCGGGTTCGCTCGCAGCCAGGTCGCTATACGCCGTGGCCGCCACTCTCTTCGTCATGACCCTCTTCCTCAACCTTGCCGCGCAGGCGGTAGTGAGACGCTTCCAGGAGCGCTACGAATGA